From the genome of Desulfuromonas sp.:
TTTCCAGTCCCTATTTAACGATTTCAGGGCAAACGGCCCCTTCTCCAGGGATAACCCTCAAAGGCGCAGGCCTCCTGATCACAAGTCACGATATTCTTGTTCAGCATATTCGTATTCGGGTGGGAGACGATGATGTCGGTCCCTGGCCGGGAAATCGTGACGGATTGCAAATCCTTCACAGGCAAGCTTATCGGGTTGTCGCTGACCATCTTTCGGTAAGCTGGGCCGTCGATGAAAATGGAAGTACGTGGGGGGCCCACGACATTACAGTCAGTAATTCTATCTTCAGTGAGGCCTTAAGGAACGCCATTCATCCGGAAGGATTCCATTCAATGGGGTTCTTGGTTGGAGACAGAACACGTAAATTGTCTATCATTGGTAACCTTCTGGCACATAATGACGAAAGGCAGCCTTTGATTAAGGCCGGCAGCTCAGTCCTTTGTTTAAATAACTTAGTTTACAACCCTGGTGGTGGTGGATATGTCGGAGTCGGTATTGACGGTGAAAAAATTAAGGAACCTGCTTACCTGAGTGCAGTTGGAAATGTATTTTATGCAGGACCTAACACTCGGAAGTACTCCGACGGTTCTCGCGTAGCTTATGTTGCAAGTGAAAAATCAGCTGCAGGGACGAAAGTTTACCTTGAGGATATTTACCACCCCAATGGAGATGTCTGGAGGGGGCCAGATGGTATGCGAGTGAGTATTCAGCCAATTGATACATGGCCTTCTCCGTTGACGGTCAAAAAAAGTGAAGAGGTTTTACCCTGGGTTCTGCTCAATGCCGGGGCGAGGCCCGCTGATCGGGACCCGGTAGATGAGCGGATCATTCGTGAGGTGAGGGAGCGAAAAGGAATGATCGTCGATTCTCCAGAACAGGTCGGCGGGTGGCCGAGTCTTCCCAAGAACTACAGACCTTTTAAGATTCCTGACAGCCCGAACGGGGACGACGATGGTGATGGTTACAGCAATATCGAAGAGGTCCTTCACCAAATGGCCGCCGAGGTCGAGGGGAGGAGTCTCCCCTGAGGCGGAAACCTACATGTCGTGGTTTGAGGGTGGTTTCCTGTTTCCGGCGGAGAATCGGCGCAGGAATGGGGAGGCTGGGCCTGAGGAAAATTTGTGCCAAGAGTCCTTCGGACATGAGGTCGGTTCTGAGGTCCAGGGATGATCGAAATGGTTATTACGCCGATTTCGGGGTTTGAATCGGCAGGTTCAGCTTGAGAGGGTTCTTCCCCGCCAAGAAGGTTCGTCAGTTTATCCGCATATGTCCCCGCCCGGTTGAGTTCTGGTTTTCCCCAAGCGACGGTCCTGTTAACTGTTGAATAGTCTGGCGCACTCAGGCCAGAAGGCTCTTAAGAGACTCCCTGGGTTGTTGTGCCCCTGTGCCGAGCAGGCTCGAAGGTCTTCGGGGTTGGCCATCGGCTTCACCAGCAGTGGTGGCATTGCCCCGATTGCGCCATTCGACAAAGACACCTGCAGGCTTGATCGACTTCTTTTCAAGGGTTTTGGCCCTAAGAGGCGCCGCAGAGGAGGCGACTCCAGCGGTCCTTCTCCTTGCGGCTCTGTGCTTCCGATATATGGAACCGATCGAGCCAAATTACAACCTTTGCTTGGTAAAAGTCTCTTCCTTTTTTCCTTCTGAGGGCAGGGTTGACAGTCGATTGATGGTTGTTAAAGTTTTCAGTGACATCGGCACCGCCTGGGCAGTTTTCTGGCTGTTCAATCCCCCCTTTAGGGAGAAGTTTCATGGGTGCATTTCCAACTAAAATATAAGAGGTCCGCTATGTCTAAAGTCAAAATAAAAAAGGGCTTGCACCTCGCATATAAAGAGCTGAGAGCCCTGATGCGGAAGGCAGGTCCTACTCAAGTTGTATTCATTGCCGGCGCACAGCGCTCGGGCACTACGATCGCCTTAGATGTGTTTGGCAAGTCACCCGATATAAAAACATATGGGGAGGGCGACCCACGCTTTTTCAAGGGGTATCGGCTGCCTTCCATTGAGCAGGTCGAGCAAAAGAGGAATTCCTCAAAATTTCCAGTGATCGTAGCCAAGCCTCTTGTCGATTCGCAGCACATGGGGAAGTGGCTCGCGGAAATGGACGGTTTGAAGGTGATCTGGATGTTTCGTGATTTTCATCAGGTTGTAAAGTCAGCTAACAGAAAATGGCCCGGACACCAGTTGAGGGTGATGCATAGCTTGGCCAAACGCGATTGGAAAACCCTTGCGTGGCGAGGTGAAAATATTAGTGAAGCTGTCTTGAGTACCTTTGACAGTCTTTACCACCCTTCGATAAATGAGCAAGAAGGGGGGGCTCTCATGTGGTGGTTGCGAAATAAGCTAATGTTCGACCAAGGATTGGCTCAAAACAAGAATTTTATGTTGCTTGATTATGAAGATATGGTGAAAGATTCGCGTCTTAACTTTGAAGGAGTTTTTCGTTGGTTCTCTCTCCAATTTGATTCGAGTTTCACAAAAGAAATACACGTAGATTCTTTGAAGCCTTATCAGTTGCCGGATTTGGGTGATGAAATAAGGCACGCTTGTGATGAACTGCTTGAAAACTTAAAGAATGCTTATCAGAGGAAAAAAGCTCATATTTTTTAGGAAGAAACCAGTCGGTGTTAAATCCTTCTTCCTGGAGAGATGACTTTACGGCACATTTGGACCGGTGGGATCCAAAAGGCCGTAAGGCTTTCAATAAAACGAAAAAGCTTGTTTGAATATGGCCCTGGCAATGCGGGTGTCAAATGAAGAGAGGGTTTGAAAAACGTGTTTTCAGGCAGCCCTATGTGCGGTTATTTTGGTTCCGCGACAAGATGGTTCTGTTGGGTGTGCTTTAGGTGATGTCTTCATCGATGGGGAAGTCGTATACTCTTTTGGCGCACTTTCTTTCTCCCTACAGGCCCGGGGAGTTGGTGGAGACTTTGCGTGAGTATGATCGTAAAGGACGACTTGACTGGAAGTTGGTTCTTTACCAGGCGAATCTGAGTTTTTGCACTCCCCTTTGGTATTCACGACTTCGACAGAAGGGTTTGCTGGATGAGCTTCCGGAGGATTTGCAGGAATACCTCCAAGTTCTACACCAGGCCAACGTTGAACGTAACGAAGCTTTTCAAGCCTCCCTTGTGGAGATTCTTTCATCGCTTCAAGATATGAGAATCCACTCCGTTTTGCTGAAGGGCGCTGCGACCTTCTGCGACGGCCTTTATGGCAGCTCTGGAGCCCGGCTGATGGGGGATGTCGATATATTANCAAGAGGTATTGATCCGATCGGGCTATGTGCCCGTCCCAACAACAAGGGCCGATACCTATTCCCCCGAATACCTTCCTCAGCATTTACCGCGGATGCTCAAACCGCATTCGCCAGTTGCGGTAGAAATCCATGTCAGGGTGGAACGTGGGCAGGCAGGCAGAATCCTTCCGGCAGGTTTGGCTTGGGCGAACAGCCAGAAGGTGGTCTTGGGAGGCTATCATACAGCAGTGCTTAGCCCGACTTATCGCTTGTTGCATAATACGGTTCATGGGTTGCTTTCGCAGCGCGAATTCATACAGTCAAACATCTCTCTTCTTCAGTTGGCTGAGTTTGCTGAACTTGTTTCGACCTACGAGAATGAGATCGATTGGGGTGAGTGGCATAGGAGGGGGGCAGAGCATGGGGCGGCAAGGGAATTCGGAGCATATCTGACTCTCGCTTGCAATTTGATGGGAGTGCCCTGGCCAGATGGTGTCCGAAAACACAGATTGGCTCGGATCGATGCAGCCAGAATTGAAATGGCGGGGAACCGGGTCGGTAAATTGAGAGACAGGACCGTTTCGATGAAGGGGCGGTTGGGGGAGGCTCTTGCGGGTTGGTTCGTCAATTTCTTCTATAACCTTTGCAGGCCTTTATGGGTTTGGCGAAATGTCTGTCATGTTGAAGGGAATATCCCTCTTAGCATTGGCATGATGCTAAAAAAACTTTGGTCAAATCTTGGGCTCAGGGTGGGCGGTCGGTAAGGATGGAACCACTTCTAGGAAACGGCAAAGACATATTGAGGATGGATACGGTGAGAAAAGTCGCTTTTTCAGGTCTTTTTTATTCTTCTACCCATTGCACCCTGCGAAGGATGCCTTGAGACATCCTTGGTAATGTTTAGTTTTTCTCTGTTGTTGGTAGTGAAAAGGAACGATTTATGGGTTTGGCAGTCCCGGTGGGTAAGGCGCAAGTTCCAAGAAATTTATCGATGAACATAGTGTCTTTTCTCGTAAACCTTCTCGTAGCTCTTTGGTTAGTACCATATCTTATTAAACATCTTGGAACTTCAGCATATGGTCTAATACCATTAGCGATGATATTCAGTGAGTATATTAGTATTATTACGCAATCTTTCAACTCATCAGTCAATAGGTTTTTGACATTCGAAATTCAGAAAGGCGATATAGATGAAGCAGTCATAGTTTTTAATAGCTCTGTATTTGTCGTTTTTTTGTTCGCAGGAATTCAGATAATTGTTCTAACCCTTATTTTGTCGAATATTGAAAATGTTATAACTGTACCTGCTGGACTTAAAAATGATGCACTTTGGCTGTTTGCTTTGACTTTTGGGGGTTTCGGTCTTTCGATATTGAGTACGGTTTTTTCAGTTTCTATGTATTCGCAAAATAGATTAGATTTGATGAGGGTGAATGATTTATCTCGTACACTGCTTCGTTTTGTCGTGATAATTGCATTGTTCAGTTACTCAGGTCCTGCTTTAGTTCATGTAGGTGTTGGTAACTTTTTTGGAGGGTTGATAGTTCTTGTTCTAAGTGTTTTCAGATGGCGAAATCTGACACCTGATCTAAAGCTGAACTTAAGGAAAGCAGAATTCAAAAAACTTCGATCAATGGCCACAATGTCAGGGTGGGTTTTGATCAATCAAGTAGGGTTTTTGTTGTTTCTTCGTATTGATACTTACTTGGTGAATAAGTTCATAGGGCCAGAGGCCTGTGGTGAGTACGCAGCCGTTTTGCAGTGGAATCAAGTGGTACGAACCGCAGCGGGAGTGCTGGCTGGCGCAATAACTCCGTTGGTAATTATTTACCACGCACGGGGAGAGAGTAAAAAGTTGATTCGAATGATGGAACTGGCCGTAAAGGTGATGGGCTTGGTCCTGGCCGTTCCATTGGCGCTGCTGTGTGGCTTCTCTAGTGAGGTGTTGGCTTTTTGGCTTGGCGAACCATTCAGGAGGCTTGGAACATTAATGACTCTCCAGTTGTGTACTTTGGTCATAAACTTGGGAGTATTGCCTCTGCTGGCAGTAAGTACCGCTTTAAACAAAGTCAAGTTGCCAGCAATTCTTTCCTGTTGTTTGGGGCTATCAAATTTACTGTTAGCACTTTATGTTGTAAACGAGACAACGTGGGGTTATTACGGAGTAGCAGCAGTCGGAGTACTTGTTTTAACATTGAAAAACGGTCTCTTTACCCCAGTTTACGCGGCTTACATATTGAAGATACCACTTGGTAGTTTTTTCAAACCAATAGCTAATGGGGTTCTTGCTTTTTCGATTGTATTTTTATTCACCAAGATTTTTCGAGATCATTATACTTTGAACAGTTTCGTTGATTTAGGTTTTATTGTGCTCAGTATTTGTACAGTTTTGACACTTCCTTTGATTTGGGGAGGCCTTTCTAGCGGGGATAGGAAAATTTTAGCAGAAATGGCACCACAAAATTCCAGGGTGCTGTCGAAGAAAATACTTCTTGTTAGAGATTGAACAAGCCATCGATTTGGAGTCAGGCAATGGCCAAACCTGATAATATTTTGTTAGCTGGATATTATGGTATGAAAAATGTTGGAGATGATTGTTTTGGAGTCGTTTCCACGTGGGGTGCCAGGAAATACTGGGAAGCAGAAAACGTATCATTGCTCTCAAGCGAACATTTGGTTTCCTCCGTAAAAACTGTTTCATGCCTTTCGAAAGAAAAAAAATATAAGGGGCAGGCACGCCTTCAAAGTTATCTGAATATTTTAAAATCAAATCTGGTCGTTTGGTCTGGTGGGTCGATATTTCATAGCAAAGAGAATTTTGGTTCCCCTAGGACGATTTCACTCCTTGCTTCTCGAGCCAAAATAACTCCATCTGGAGCTATTGGCGTCTCTCTCGGACCCTATAAAAGCGTCAAAGATGAAAAATATGTTCATTCTTCTCTTTCTTCTCTTAGATTCCTGGCGTTGAGAGACAATTCATCTTATGAAGAGGCGCTTTCTTTGAATCTTCCTTACAGGCCTATTGAGGCGGCAGATCTAGCTATGTTGCTACCAATGGTATCGAAACATAGAAACCCGAAAAAAAGAAAAGAAAAAATTTTGGGAGTTACAGTCTGTCATTATGAGAGATATGCAGGGAAAGATGTGACTAAAGAGAAAAAGAGAGAGACGGTATTGCTAGAGTCATTAAAGCGACTTATTTGTCAAGGGTTTGAGGTTAAGATTAGGTTTTTTGTTTTTAACGGGCACCCTCACTATGGGGATAATCAGATTACACATGCTTTTGTCGAAAAATTAAAAACATATGGAGCTGAGGCCGAAGTTGTTCAATACGACCCTGACCCCTTACGGGTTTGGGAGAAAGTCGCGGAGTGTTCTGCTTTTGTGTCAGTCCGGTTGCATGGTTCAATATACGCTGCGGCCGCTGGAGTACCATGTATTTCAGTTGAATATCACAAAAAATGCGGTGATTTCCGTAGAGACATTGGCGTCCCGGGAAGATTTAGCGTTGGTGATCTTGATTGTGAACCTTTAGATTTGACGAGTAGATTGATTGATCTGTTTGATGTGGAACTTCCCGCTTTTTATCCGAAAAGAGATAAATTGATTGGTATGGCAGAGAACAATTTTAAAGTGGCACTTAGTTCTCTGTGAGATATTTTTTAATCATACTTACCTTCTGGGGTTGTGTATGTTGAATAGATCGTTAAAGGTTTCTGTTGTCGTTCCGTCGTATAATTCTGGGAAATACATTAAAAAATGCCTTGTATCTGTTCTGAAGCAAACGATACAGGATTTTGAAATTGTCGTAGTAGATGATTGTTCAAAAGATGACACGGTCTCTGTTGTGCAGGGTCTTAAGGATAGCAGGATAAAAATTTTTAAAAACGAAGAAAATCGAGGCCCTAGCTACTCCAGGAACAAGGCAATAGAAAATAGTTGCGGAGAATGGATTGCGTTTTTAGATTCAGATGATTGGTTTTCTCCTCAACGGCTCGAAAAATTGTTGAGTCTTGGTGAAGAGACCGGCGCAGAGATTGTCGCTGACGATATATTTTTAATTGAAGACAATGAGGAAAAGCCATGGGGTACAAACTTAAGCCAGCAAAATTTTAAAAAAATAGAATCAATTGATGTTGTTAAGTACGTAGGTATGGATTGCGGCGTACAAC
Proteins encoded in this window:
- a CDS encoding sulfotransferase domain-containing protein; translated protein: MSKVKIKKGLHLAYKELRALMRKAGPTQVVFIAGAQRSGTTIALDVFGKSPDIKTYGEGDPRFFKGYRLPSIEQVEQKRNSSKFPVIVAKPLVDSQHMGKWLAEMDGLKVIWMFRDFHQVVKSANRKWPGHQLRVMHSLAKRDWKTLAWRGENISEAVLSTFDSLYHPSINEQEGGALMWWLRNKLMFDQGLAQNKNFMLLDYEDMVKDSRLNFEGVFRWFSLQFDSSFTKEIHVDSLKPYQLPDLGDEIRHACDELLENLKNAYQRKKAHIF
- a CDS encoding nucleotidyltransferase family protein; translated protein: MGKSYTLLAHFLSPYRPGELVETLREYDRKGRLDWKLVLYQANLSFCTPLWYSRLRQKGLLDELPEDLQEYLQVLHQANVERNEAFQASLVEILSSLQDMRIHSVLLKGAATFCDGLYGSSGARLMGDVDIL
- a CDS encoding nucleotidyltransferase family protein; translated protein: MIRSGYVPVPTTRADTYSPEYLPQHLPRMLKPHSPVAVEIHVRVERGQAGRILPAGLAWANSQKVVLGGYHTAVLSPTYRLLHNTVHGLLSQREFIQSNISLLQLAEFAELVSTYENEIDWGEWHRRGAEHGAAREFGAYLTLACNLMGVPWPDGVRKHRLARIDAARIEMAGNRVGKLRDRTVSMKGRLGEALAGWFVNFFYNLCRPLWVWRNVCHVEGNIPLSIGMMLKKLWSNLGLRVGGR
- a CDS encoding oligosaccharide flippase family protein; the protein is MGLAVPVGKAQVPRNLSMNIVSFLVNLLVALWLVPYLIKHLGTSAYGLIPLAMIFSEYISIITQSFNSSVNRFLTFEIQKGDIDEAVIVFNSSVFVVFLFAGIQIIVLTLILSNIENVITVPAGLKNDALWLFALTFGGFGLSILSTVFSVSMYSQNRLDLMRVNDLSRTLLRFVVIIALFSYSGPALVHVGVGNFFGGLIVLVLSVFRWRNLTPDLKLNLRKAEFKKLRSMATMSGWVLINQVGFLLFLRIDTYLVNKFIGPEACGEYAAVLQWNQVVRTAAGVLAGAITPLVIIYHARGESKKLIRMMELAVKVMGLVLAVPLALLCGFSSEVLAFWLGEPFRRLGTLMTLQLCTLVINLGVLPLLAVSTALNKVKLPAILSCCLGLSNLLLALYVVNETTWGYYGVAAVGVLVLTLKNGLFTPVYAAYILKIPLGSFFKPIANGVLAFSIVFLFTKIFRDHYTLNSFVDLGFIVLSICTVLTLPLIWGGLSSGDRKILAEMAPQNSRVLSKKILLVRD
- a CDS encoding polysaccharide pyruvyl transferase family protein; the encoded protein is MAKPDNILLAGYYGMKNVGDDCFGVVSTWGARKYWEAENVSLLSSEHLVSSVKTVSCLSKEKKYKGQARLQSYLNILKSNLVVWSGGSIFHSKENFGSPRTISLLASRAKITPSGAIGVSLGPYKSVKDEKYVHSSLSSLRFLALRDNSSYEEALSLNLPYRPIEAADLAMLLPMVSKHRNPKKRKEKILGVTVCHYERYAGKDVTKEKKRETVLLESLKRLICQGFEVKIRFFVFNGHPHYGDNQITHAFVEKLKTYGAEAEVVQYDPDPLRVWEKVAECSAFVSVRLHGSIYAAAAGVPCISVEYHKKCGDFRRDIGVPGRFSVGDLDCEPLDLTSRLIDLFDVELPAFYPKRDKLIGMAENNFKVALSSL
- a CDS encoding glycosyltransferase family 2 protein, which encodes MLNRSLKVSVVVPSYNSGKYIKKCLVSVLKQTIQDFEIVVVDDCSKDDTVSVVQGLKDSRIKIFKNEENRGPSYSRNKAIENSCGEWIAFLDSDDWFSPQRLEKLLSLGEETGAEIVADDIFLIEDNEEKPWGTNLSQQNFKKIESIDVVKYVGMDCGVQPMIKA